The following is a genomic window from Micromonospora cathayae.
AGCGAGGTCCACGACGCCGGGTTCGAGGTGCAGCACGAGGAGAACCTGCGCCGGCACTACGCGCTGACCCTGGCCGCCTGGTGCCGGAACCTGGTCGCGCACTGGGACTTCTGCGTGGCCGAGGTCGGTGCGGGTACGGCCCGGGTGTGGGGGCTGTACATGGCCGGCTCCCGGTTGGCCTTCGAACGCAACGGCATCCAACTGCACCAGGTGCTCGCCACCCGGCCCGGCCCGGACGGCGGCAGCGACTTCCCCTTCCGCCCCGACTGGTGAGCCGGGAACGGCCCGTCCGGCCGTTCGGCGATCTCATTGACAAGCAGAATTTTTACGTACAGGATGGTTTTCGCCATGAGAGACGTCCTGTACCTCGAAGAGCTGGCCCAGGCCGAGACGCTGCTCAAACCGCAGCGGATCGAGGTGCTGCGGCAGCTCGCCGAGCCGCACACCTGCACCGAGGTGGCCCAACGACTCGGTCAGACCCCGCAGCGGGTCTACTACCACGTCCGCCAGCTGGTCGCCGCCGGGCTGGTCGAGCAGGTCGCCGAGCGCAAGGTGCGCGGCATCCACGAGGGCATCTACCAGGCCAGTGCCCGGTCGTACTGGCTCTCGCCCCGCCTGGTCGGCCGGCTCGGCCTGCGCCGGGCCCAGGACGAGCTGAGCCTGGGCTACCTGCTGGACCTGGTGGAGGAGGTCCAGGCGGACATCGCCGCCCTGGACCGGAACGCGCCGGAGCTGCCCTCGATCGGGGTCTCCGGAGAGATCCGGGTGCCCGCCGAACGCCGGCAGGAGTTCCTGGCCGACCTGCGGTCCACCCTCGAAGACCTGTTCACCCGCTATGGAGGCGCCGAGGGGGACGCCTTCAAGCTCGCTGTCGCCTGCTATCCCAAGGGGGAGAACGATGACTGAACCGATGACCCTCCGGGTCCGCCTCGACGCCCCGGTCAAGATCGTCCACCACGCCCTCACCGACCCCGCCGAGCTGCGGGTCTGGCTGACCGAGCACGCCGAGGTCGAGCTGCCGCACCGGTACGCGTTCTGGGGGCGGCACACCCCCGAGGGCGACGCCCCGCATCAGCGGCTGGAACACGTCGACGACCACGGGCTGTGTTTCACCTGGCTGCTGGACGGCGCGGAGACCACCACCACCATCACCCTGGCCGAGGACGGCCCGGACGCCACCCTGCTCACCCTTTCCCAGACCCACTTCGACTTCGCCGACGTGATCAGCGGGGCGGTGCGGGGGGTGCTCCAGACCTGGTGGGCGCTGGCCGTCACCAACCTCGCGGCCCACCTGGAGGGGCGTCCGCTGCTGCCGAAGGTCGACTTCACCTCCACCGACCTGCGCGGCGAGCTGCTCATCGCCGCGCCGATGGCCGCCGTCTGGACCTCGCTCACCGACTCCGAGCAGGCCAGCGCCTGGTTCGGGTACCCGATCGGGATCGAGCCCTGGGTCGGTGGCCGGTACGCGATGGGCGGGCTGGAGGCACCCGACCCCGCGAAGATCGTCGACCTGGAACCCGGCCGCCGGATGTCGGTCGACTGGGGGCCGGCCGGGGTCGCCACCTGGGAGTTGGCCGAGTCGGCCGGCAGGACCCGGCTCACCTTCGTGCAGAGCGGCTTCGACGAGCAGCGTCCGCCGTACGCCGCCTGGGGTGGCATCGTCTCCGGGCTGGGTGAGCTGCGCCGCTTCCACGAGATGCCGGACTGGCAGTCGATCTGGCGCTGAGCCCACGGCCGTCGGCGGTGCACGCTTTCCCGCCCGTGGGCGGTCGACGGTTCCCGCCCGCCTGACCGGGGTACTGCCGGGGAATGTTCCTCATCTTCGGACTCCGTACCTCGGTCAAGCGGTCGGGTGTGGTCAGTGCCGTCTGCCGCAACTGCGGCCAGCACGCGGCGCAGGTGATCACCAAGCGGTCGACGAGGTTCAGTCTGTTCTTCGTCCCGCTCATCCCGGTCCGTACCCGGTACGTGCAGCAGTGCTCGTTCTGTGGCGTCGAGTACGCCGTCTCGAAGGACGAGGCGCGCCGCCTCCCGGTGGGCTGAGGTGGCCCGCTTCCTCTGCTGGCTGATCGGTCGTCCGATGACGGGGTCCACGGACGGGGGCGGGGCCGGTGCGCCCACGTACACGGTGCCCCGGCCGCCCTGCACCCCCGGCCGCCGCCGGCACCGGCGTCGCCGCCGTCCGGCCGCCGGGGCCCGGCTGCCCCGGTCCCCCTGGAACCGTTCCACCGGACGCTAGCGACGCCGCCCGCCTGCGCCGGGGGCCTCGGCCTGCCCGCCGGTCAGGGTGGGCCCCGGGTGCCCGTGCCCGGTGCCCGTGCCGAGGTCCATCGTGATGGTCGGGTACC
Proteins encoded in this region:
- a CDS encoding ArsR/SmtB family transcription factor, producing MRDVLYLEELAQAETLLKPQRIEVLRQLAEPHTCTEVAQRLGQTPQRVYYHVRQLVAAGLVEQVAERKVRGIHEGIYQASARSYWLSPRLVGRLGLRRAQDELSLGYLLDLVEEVQADIAALDRNAPELPSIGVSGEIRVPAERRQEFLADLRSTLEDLFTRYGGAEGDAFKLAVACYPKGENDD
- a CDS encoding SRPBCC family protein, producing MTEPMTLRVRLDAPVKIVHHALTDPAELRVWLTEHAEVELPHRYAFWGRHTPEGDAPHQRLEHVDDHGLCFTWLLDGAETTTTITLAEDGPDATLLTLSQTHFDFADVISGAVRGVLQTWWALAVTNLAAHLEGRPLLPKVDFTSTDLRGELLIAAPMAAVWTSLTDSEQASAWFGYPIGIEPWVGGRYAMGGLEAPDPAKIVDLEPGRRMSVDWGPAGVATWELAESAGRTRLTFVQSGFDEQRPPYAAWGGIVSGLGELRRFHEMPDWQSIWR
- a CDS encoding zinc-ribbon domain-containing protein — its product is MFLIFGLRTSVKRSGVVSAVCRNCGQHAAQVITKRSTRFSLFFVPLIPVRTRYVQQCSFCGVEYAVSKDEARRLPVG